Proteins from one Daphnia pulicaria isolate SC F1-1A chromosome 3, SC_F0-13Bv2, whole genome shotgun sequence genomic window:
- the LOC124329153 gene encoding probable 1,4-beta-D-glucan cellobiohydrolase B: MTPLTSLITCFLVAIVVPVAPQGLDFTLYICTSLGNCQPEQTKLLADYYYVCEDQVTCNETVPLESYEKELHVTITNGDEMTFAHYQRGGSRLLMASGDQYKLFYPLNREFTFDVDMSTVGCGRNAALVFAGMPADGGHAEFGYAGAMYGTGVCAGQDDPPNCLEMDIIEANSLATMFTAHPCNATAGKCSGYGCGLNPYPLGHKDFYGRGSNYTIDTTKPFTIITRFITTDGTDAGDLKEVQQLYFQNGQMIFTPEVEGGFSSLSDEFCDYHYIPTLPPGYEDYFHGITDGVTPGMKKGVVLIFSLWGDTDDTYMWWLDQEPYGPCPVEPNNPNSTVTYSNVRFGPIGSTA; this comes from the exons ATGACGCCTTTAACATCTTTGATCACCTGTTTTTTGGTGGCCATTGTGGTGCCGGTTGCACCACAAGGTTTGGACTTTACACTTTACATTTGCACCAGTCTTGGAAATTGTCAGCccgaacaaacaaaattattagcAGACTACTACTATGTCTGCGAAGATCAAGTGACATGTAACGAG ACGGTTCCCTTAGAAAGTTATGAAAAAGAACTTCATGTTACCATTACGAATGGTGATGAAATGACATTCGCGCACTATCAAAGGGGCGGCTCCAGACTCCTAATGGCGAGTGGAGACCA gtataaattgttttatccTCTGAATCGGGAGTTCACCTTTGACGTGGATATGTCGACAGTCGGTTGTGGTAGGAACGCAGCCTTAGTTTTTGCTGGTATGCCAGCGGACGGAGGTCATGCGGAATTCGGATACGCTGGAGCTATGTACGGAACTGGTGTTTGTGCTGGGCAGGACGATCCTCCAAATTGCCTTGAAATGGACATTATAGAAGCAAATAGTCTGGCCACCATGTTTACGGCTCATCCGTGTAACGCCACTGCCGGAAAATGTAGTGGTTATGGATGCGGACTCAATCCTTATCCGCTGGGACACAAAGACTTTTACGGTCGTGGGTCAAATTACACAATAGACACAACTAAACCATTTACAATCATCACTAGATTCATTACAACCGACGGAACGGACGCCGGTGATCTGAAGGAAGTCCAACAGCTTTACTTTCAAAACGGCCAAATGATTTTTACACCTGAG gtTGAGGGAGGTTTTTCAAGCCTTTCGGATGAATTTTGTGATTATCATTACATACCAACATTACCACCAGGATACGAAGACTATTTCCACGGAATCACTGATGGAGTGACTCCTGGCATGAAGAAAGGAGTGGTGTTAATTTTTAGCCTTTGGGGGGATACAGATGATACTTATATGTGGTGGCTTGACCAAGAACCCTATGGACCTTGCCCTGTTGAACCAAATAATCCCAATTCTACCGTAACTTACTCGAACGTTAGGTTTGGCCCAATTGGTTCCACTGCCTAA